In Streptomyces sp. NBC_00569, a single genomic region encodes these proteins:
- a CDS encoding ABC transporter permease — MADLPLARAVRWDTVVSALLVVLLLASFSFVDGFGNALNLSFLLGNTLPIALIALPMTLLVVAGEIDLSVASTAGLSGAVMGSLWNAGMAIETIIPLCLVLGVVCGLVNGLLVTRLGLPSLAVTIGTMAAYRGIAQIILGSDAVTDFPSQYLDFAAGRIGHTFLPYAFLPFLALLAIAVVILHATPFGRSLFAIGANEEAARFAGIRVRRHKLWLFVATGLMASLTGVFWALHYASARYDNATGLELSVVAAVLLGGIDFDGGRGTLGGAIAGVFLLGALQNAMSLLNVSAQSQIVVTGVLLVVSVLGPRVARQIATARAGRQATIPSH, encoded by the coding sequence ATGGCTGATCTCCCCCTCGCCCGCGCCGTCCGGTGGGACACCGTGGTGAGCGCCCTCCTGGTCGTGCTCCTCCTGGCGTCGTTCTCGTTCGTCGACGGCTTCGGCAACGCGCTCAACCTGTCGTTCCTGCTCGGCAACACCCTGCCCATCGCACTGATCGCGCTCCCGATGACCCTCCTGGTGGTCGCCGGCGAGATCGACCTCTCCGTCGCCTCGACGGCCGGACTGTCCGGGGCCGTGATGGGCTCCCTGTGGAACGCGGGCATGGCCATCGAGACGATCATCCCGCTGTGCCTCGTCCTCGGAGTGGTCTGCGGGCTCGTCAACGGCCTCCTGGTGACCCGCCTCGGCCTGCCGTCCCTCGCCGTCACGATCGGCACCATGGCCGCCTACCGCGGCATCGCCCAGATCATCCTCGGCTCGGACGCGGTCACCGACTTCCCCTCGCAGTACCTGGACTTCGCGGCGGGACGCATCGGCCACACCTTCCTGCCGTACGCGTTCCTGCCCTTCCTCGCGCTGCTCGCGATCGCGGTCGTCATCCTGCACGCGACGCCGTTCGGACGCTCCCTCTTCGCGATCGGCGCCAACGAGGAGGCGGCGCGCTTCGCCGGGATCCGGGTCCGGCGGCACAAGCTGTGGCTGTTCGTCGCCACCGGCCTCATGGCCTCCCTGACCGGCGTTTTCTGGGCCCTGCACTACGCCAGCGCCCGCTACGACAACGCCACCGGGCTCGAACTCTCCGTCGTCGCCGCCGTGCTGCTCGGCGGCATCGACTTCGACGGCGGCAGGGGCACGCTCGGCGGCGCGATCGCCGGAGTGTTCCTGCTCGGCGCCCTCCAGAACGCGATGAGCCTGCTGAACGTCTCCGCCCAGTCGCAGATCGTCGTCACCGGCGTCCTGCTGGTCGTCTCCGTGCTCGGACCCCGCGTCGCCCGGCAGATCGCGACCGCCCGAGCGGGCCGCCAGGCCACCATCCCCTCGCACTGA
- a CDS encoding ABC transporter permease codes for MTVTAQPPAPAVDPDKAGGTRLVDRVFKMRELAILLVFLVMIGVTQAGNTEFLSEQGIKDLLLNATILVLVATGQALVVITRNVDLSVGSTLGITAFAAGDFLHGGGNSVVAIVLAVALGVGCGLLNGALVSLGQVPALVVTLGTLYVIRGIDSIWVGSRQITASDLPGGYVDFGSGGISAVPYLALIALAVLVAVAYYLRHFGGGRELYALGSNPEAARLAGIPVRRRILAAYTACGALAGLAGALYLARFGNVDSATGNGYELTVVSAVVVGGVAFTGGSGSVYGAALGALLLTSINSVLPALGVSSVWVLAINGVLLVLAIAVDRVVALRVAEALKKRAAFNRRNGRHG; via the coding sequence ATGACCGTCACCGCGCAGCCGCCCGCGCCCGCAGTCGACCCGGACAAGGCCGGCGGTACCCGGCTCGTCGACCGTGTGTTCAAGATGCGTGAACTCGCCATCCTGCTGGTCTTCCTGGTGATGATCGGCGTCACCCAGGCCGGCAACACCGAGTTCCTCTCGGAGCAGGGCATCAAGGACCTGCTCCTCAACGCCACCATCCTCGTCCTCGTCGCCACCGGGCAGGCGCTGGTCGTGATCACGCGCAACGTCGACCTGTCCGTCGGCTCGACGCTCGGCATCACCGCCTTCGCGGCCGGTGACTTCCTCCACGGCGGCGGCAACTCCGTCGTCGCGATCGTGCTCGCCGTCGCCCTCGGCGTCGGCTGCGGGCTCCTCAACGGCGCCCTCGTCAGCCTCGGCCAGGTACCGGCCCTCGTCGTCACCCTCGGCACGCTCTACGTCATCCGCGGCATCGACTCGATCTGGGTCGGCTCGCGGCAGATCACCGCGTCCGATCTGCCGGGCGGATACGTCGACTTCGGCTCCGGCGGCATCTCCGCGGTGCCGTATCTCGCGCTGATCGCCCTCGCCGTCCTGGTCGCGGTGGCGTACTACCTGCGTCACTTCGGCGGCGGGCGCGAGCTGTATGCGCTCGGCTCCAACCCGGAGGCCGCGCGACTCGCCGGCATCCCCGTGCGCCGGCGGATCCTCGCCGCGTACACCGCGTGCGGAGCACTCGCCGGGCTCGCCGGAGCCCTGTACCTGGCCCGCTTCGGCAACGTCGACTCCGCCACCGGCAACGGCTACGAACTCACCGTCGTCAGCGCCGTCGTGGTCGGCGGCGTCGCCTTCACCGGCGGCTCCGGCAGCGTCTACGGCGCCGCGCTCGGCGCCCTCCTGCTGACGTCCATCAACAGCGTGCTGCCCGCCCTGGGCGTCAGCTCGGTGTGGGTGCTCGCGATCAACGGCGTCCTGCTGGTCCTCGCCATCGCCGTCGACCGGGTCGTCGCCCTGCGCGTCGCCGAGGCACTCAAGAAGAGGGCTGCATTCAACAGAAGGAATGGCCGCCATGGCTGA
- a CDS encoding sugar ABC transporter ATP-binding protein gives MREPPVLAVEGLDKSFGAVRALHGVSLQLHAGEAHALAGENGAGKSTLIKTLAGVHRPDAGTVLIDGEPVTLHGPADARDAGIAVIYQEPTLFPDLSVAENIFMGRQPRRSLGRIDHKAVNAAAAALFARLGVDLAPEQPARGLSIADQQIVEIAKALSFDARVLIMDEPTAALTGSEVARLFAVVRTLREQGSAILFISHRLEEIFGLCQRVTTLRDGALIASESVDGLTEDDLVRRMVGRDLDELYPKQTTDIGAVALSVRRLTREGVFTDVSFDVRRGEIVGLAGLVGAGRSEVARAVFGIDRRDAGTVEVDGRALANGAPSIAMAAGLALVPEDRRAQGLVMGMSIERNIGLTGLRTTARAGLMDRGAERSRSLDWAVKLQVKYARIADAVGTLSGGNQQKVVLAKWLATGPRVLIVDEPTRGIDVGTKAEVHRLLSALAADGVAVLMISSDLPEILGMADRVLVMHEGRLTAEIPRTEATEESVMAAATGRAA, from the coding sequence ATGAGAGAGCCCCCCGTCCTGGCCGTAGAGGGACTCGACAAGTCCTTCGGTGCCGTGCGCGCCCTCCACGGCGTGTCCCTGCAGCTCCACGCCGGAGAGGCGCACGCCCTCGCCGGAGAGAACGGCGCGGGGAAGTCCACCCTCATCAAGACGCTCGCCGGGGTCCACCGGCCCGACGCCGGCACCGTGCTCATCGACGGCGAGCCCGTCACCCTGCACGGACCCGCCGACGCCCGCGACGCCGGGATCGCGGTCATCTACCAGGAGCCCACGCTCTTTCCGGACCTCTCCGTCGCCGAGAACATCTTCATGGGGCGCCAGCCCCGCCGCTCCCTCGGCCGGATCGACCACAAGGCTGTCAACGCCGCCGCCGCCGCGCTCTTCGCGCGCCTCGGCGTCGACCTCGCCCCCGAGCAGCCCGCGCGCGGCCTGTCCATCGCCGACCAGCAGATCGTGGAGATCGCCAAGGCCCTCTCCTTCGACGCCCGGGTCCTGATCATGGACGAGCCGACCGCCGCGCTCACCGGCAGCGAAGTGGCCCGCCTCTTCGCCGTGGTGCGCACCCTGCGCGAGCAGGGCTCCGCCATCCTCTTCATCTCCCACCGTCTGGAGGAGATCTTCGGGCTCTGCCAGCGCGTCACGACCCTGCGCGACGGCGCCCTGATCGCGAGCGAATCCGTCGATGGCCTCACGGAGGACGACCTCGTACGCCGCATGGTCGGCCGCGACCTCGACGAGCTCTACCCCAAGCAGACCACCGACATCGGCGCGGTCGCCCTGAGCGTGCGCCGGCTGACCCGCGAAGGCGTCTTCACCGACGTGTCGTTCGACGTGCGGCGCGGCGAGATCGTCGGCCTCGCGGGGCTCGTCGGGGCCGGTCGCAGCGAGGTCGCCCGTGCGGTCTTCGGCATCGACCGCCGGGACGCGGGCACCGTCGAGGTCGACGGCCGCGCGCTCGCCAACGGCGCCCCCAGCATCGCCATGGCCGCCGGACTCGCCCTCGTGCCCGAGGACCGGCGCGCCCAGGGACTCGTGATGGGCATGTCGATCGAACGCAACATCGGGCTCACGGGGCTGCGCACGACCGCGCGGGCCGGGCTCATGGACCGCGGGGCCGAGCGCAGCCGCTCACTGGACTGGGCCGTGAAACTCCAGGTCAAGTACGCGCGGATCGCCGACGCGGTCGGCACCCTGTCCGGCGGCAACCAGCAGAAGGTCGTCCTCGCGAAGTGGCTCGCCACCGGCCCCCGCGTGCTGATCGTCGACGAGCCGACGCGCGGCATCGACGTCGGCACCAAGGCCGAGGTGCACCGGCTGCTGTCCGCACTCGCCGCGGACGGCGTCGCGGTGCTGATGATCTCGTCCGACCTGCCGGAGATCCTCGGCATGGCGGATCGCGTACTCGTCATGCACGAGGGCCGTCTCACGGCGGAGATCCCGCGCACCGAGGCGACGGAGGAGTCCGTGATGGCGGCGGCGACAGGGAGGGCGGCGTGA
- a CDS encoding alpha-L-rhamnosidase has translation MISRRRLLSTTATAALGTAIASAAPGAAQAAPASGAAAGARATKAVRVSAPTVEYVSQALGLDVPHPRLSWPLESDEPGRAQSAYQIRVATTASRLNDPDVWDSGKVASPESTLVPYAGPALAARTRYYWSVRVWDTAGRASEWSEPSWWETGLTAASDWSARWIGAPAALIGAPALDDASWIWFPEGDPSAGAPAGTRYFRGLADIPEGLTRARLVMTADDGYTAYVNGTEVAHADPDGPAENWRRPAVVDVTAQLRAGAATLAVSAVNATDSPAGLLGLLELTTADGVKTFVTGADWKAADQEPAGDWKSAGFDDTSWKAAKPLAKWGSGPWGKVTPSHSPAAQLRHEFRLKGRSVARARLYASALGLYEAHINGERVGQDRLAPGWTDYRKRVQYQTYDVTGLVKSGANALGATVAAGWYAGNIAWFGPHQYGERPAFLAQLEVTYTDGSTERVLSGTDWRATTGPVTEADLMAGEEYDARLETEGWTRAGFDDSAWVAATAVDKVSAALVAEAGGPTRLERELPARKMTEPKPGVFVYDLGQNMVGAVRLTVAGKAGTTVRLRHAEVLNPDGTIYTANLRTAKATDTYTLKGGGKETYEPRFTFHGFRYVEVTGYPGKPPLDAVVGRVIHTAAPFTMDFSTNVPMLNQLHQNITWGQRGNFVSIPTDTPARDERLGWTGDINVFAPTAAYNMESARFLTKWLGDLRDGQSDEGAFTNVAPDMPGVGNGVAGWGDAGVTVPWALYQAYGDTRVLEESWPSMLKWLDYLEKHSSGFLRPAEGFGDWLNLQDETPKDVIGTACFAHAADLVARAAKALGKDPAPYTSLFGSVRDAFRAAYVSDGGKVKGDTQTAYVLALSMDLLAESDRGPAADRLVALVKAKDWHLSTGFLGTPRLLPVLTAAGHTDVAYRLLVQRSFPSWGYQIDKGATTMWERWDSIKPDGSFQDAGMNSFNHYAYGSVGEWMYANIAGIAPAEPGFRKILVRPRPGGGITRAEGRYDSVQGPISTKWSVDSGGFRLTLTVPANTTAEVWIPASDVAQVTHGTAKFLRMDDGCAVFAAASGTHRFSD, from the coding sequence GTGATCAGCAGAAGACGACTGCTCAGCACGACCGCGACGGCCGCCCTGGGGACGGCCATCGCCTCCGCCGCACCGGGAGCCGCGCAGGCGGCGCCCGCCTCGGGTGCCGCCGCAGGAGCTCGGGCCACGAAGGCCGTGCGCGTGAGCGCACCCACCGTCGAGTACGTGAGCCAGGCGCTCGGCCTCGACGTGCCGCATCCCAGGCTGAGTTGGCCCCTGGAGTCGGACGAACCGGGGCGGGCCCAGAGCGCCTATCAAATACGTGTCGCCACGACTGCGAGCCGCCTGAACGACCCCGATGTGTGGGACAGCGGCAAGGTCGCGTCCCCCGAGTCCACCCTCGTCCCCTACGCGGGCCCCGCCCTGGCCGCGCGTACCCGCTACTACTGGTCGGTCCGGGTCTGGGACACCGCGGGCCGAGCCTCGGAGTGGAGCGAGCCGTCCTGGTGGGAGACCGGTCTGACCGCCGCGTCCGACTGGTCCGCCCGGTGGATCGGCGCGCCCGCGGCGCTGATCGGGGCGCCCGCGCTCGACGACGCCTCCTGGATCTGGTTCCCCGAGGGCGACCCGTCCGCCGGCGCCCCGGCGGGAACCCGCTACTTCCGCGGCCTTGCCGACATACCGGAAGGTCTGACCCGGGCCCGCCTGGTGATGACCGCCGACGACGGCTACACCGCCTACGTGAACGGCACCGAGGTGGCGCACGCCGACCCGGACGGCCCGGCCGAGAACTGGCGCCGCCCGGCCGTCGTCGACGTGACCGCCCAGCTCCGCGCCGGTGCGGCCACGTTGGCCGTCTCCGCCGTCAACGCCACGGACAGCCCCGCCGGCCTGCTCGGCCTCCTGGAGCTGACGACGGCCGACGGCGTGAAGACCTTCGTCACCGGCGCCGACTGGAAGGCCGCCGACCAGGAGCCCGCCGGCGACTGGAAGTCGGCCGGGTTCGACGACACTTCGTGGAAGGCCGCGAAGCCCCTCGCGAAGTGGGGCTCGGGCCCTTGGGGCAAGGTCACACCATCCCACTCCCCCGCCGCCCAGCTGCGCCACGAGTTCCGGCTCAAGGGCCGGTCGGTCGCGCGGGCGCGCCTCTACGCGTCGGCCCTCGGCCTGTACGAGGCCCACATCAACGGCGAGCGGGTCGGCCAGGACCGGCTCGCGCCGGGCTGGACGGACTACCGCAAGCGCGTCCAGTACCAGACGTACGACGTGACCGGGCTGGTGAAGTCCGGGGCCAACGCGCTCGGGGCGACGGTCGCCGCGGGCTGGTACGCCGGGAACATCGCCTGGTTCGGCCCGCATCAGTACGGCGAACGGCCCGCGTTCCTGGCCCAGTTGGAGGTCACGTACACCGACGGATCGACCGAGCGGGTGCTGTCCGGCACCGACTGGCGCGCCACGACCGGGCCCGTCACCGAGGCCGACCTGATGGCGGGCGAGGAGTACGACGCACGCCTGGAGACCGAGGGCTGGACGCGCGCCGGGTTCGACGACTCCGCCTGGGTCGCGGCCACCGCCGTCGACAAGGTGAGCGCCGCCCTGGTGGCCGAGGCGGGCGGGCCCACCCGCCTCGAACGCGAGCTGCCCGCACGGAAGATGACCGAGCCGAAGCCCGGCGTGTTCGTCTACGACCTCGGTCAGAACATGGTCGGGGCGGTCCGCCTCACCGTCGCCGGGAAGGCCGGCACCACCGTACGGCTGCGGCACGCCGAGGTCCTCAACCCGGACGGCACGATCTACACCGCCAACCTCCGGACGGCGAAGGCCACCGACACGTACACCCTCAAGGGCGGCGGCAAGGAGACGTACGAGCCGCGCTTCACCTTCCACGGCTTCCGCTACGTCGAGGTGACCGGCTACCCCGGCAAGCCGCCGCTCGACGCCGTCGTGGGGCGGGTCATCCATACGGCGGCACCCTTCACCATGGACTTCTCGACGAACGTGCCGATGCTCAACCAGCTGCACCAGAACATCACTTGGGGGCAGCGCGGCAACTTCGTCTCGATCCCCACCGACACCCCGGCGCGCGACGAGCGGCTCGGCTGGACCGGTGACATCAACGTCTTCGCGCCGACGGCCGCCTACAACATGGAGTCGGCCCGCTTCCTCACCAAGTGGCTGGGCGACCTGCGCGACGGCCAGAGCGACGAGGGCGCGTTCACGAACGTGGCCCCCGACATGCCCGGCGTCGGGAACGGCGTCGCGGGCTGGGGCGACGCGGGCGTGACCGTCCCGTGGGCGCTGTACCAGGCGTACGGCGACACGCGCGTCCTCGAGGAGTCGTGGCCGTCGATGCTGAAGTGGCTCGACTACCTGGAGAAGCACAGCAGCGGATTCCTGCGCCCGGCCGAAGGCTTCGGGGACTGGCTCAACCTCCAGGACGAGACGCCCAAGGACGTCATCGGGACGGCCTGCTTCGCCCACGCCGCCGACCTCGTCGCACGGGCGGCGAAGGCGCTGGGCAAGGACCCGGCGCCGTACACGTCCCTGTTCGGCAGTGTGCGCGACGCGTTCCGCGCGGCGTACGTCTCGGACGGCGGCAAGGTGAAGGGCGACACGCAGACCGCGTACGTGCTCGCCCTGTCGATGGACCTGCTCGCGGAGAGCGACCGCGGCCCTGCCGCCGACCGTCTCGTCGCTCTCGTCAAGGCCAAGGACTGGCACCTGTCGACGGGGTTCCTCGGCACGCCGCGCCTGCTGCCGGTCCTCACCGCGGCCGGACACACCGACGTCGCCTACCGGCTGCTCGTCCAGCGGTCCTTCCCCAGCTGGGGCTACCAGATCGACAAGGGCGCGACGACGATGTGGGAGCGCTGGGACTCCATCAAGCCGGACGGCAGCTTCCAGGACGCCGGGATGAACTCGTTCAACCACTACGCGTACGGCTCGGTCGGCGAGTGGATGTACGCGAACATCGCCGGTATCGCGCCGGCCGAGCCGGGCTTCCGCAAGATCCTCGTGCGGCCACGGCCCGGGGGCGGGATCACGCGGGCGGAGGGGCGCTACGACTCCGTCCAGGGGCCGATCAGCACCAAGTGGTCGGTGGACTCGGGCGGCTTCCGGCTCACCCTCACCGTGCCGGCCAACACGACCGCCGAGGTGTGGATCCCCGCGTCCGACGTGGCCCAAGTGACCCACGGGACCGCGAAGTTCCTCCGCATGGACGACGGCTGCGCCGTCTTCGCCGCGGCGTCCGGCACCCACCGCTTCTCCGACTGA
- a CDS encoding alpha-L-rhamnosidase-related protein translates to MTDDVKTAQGPDRRAVLGAGVGGAVLAAAGLPLLGAVTAAATAPVAGSGAGQVPDAAWHRYVQAPSGRTVRPVRIVRSAGDVTRPDALLEPGGQVTVLRRPEPPAPPRWPDGTTAEGSTTHAGNNGGDGRPRTYDAQHAVDGDLDTFWNDDTERSFPDTLTVTVPEARTLSGLTLVSDTDGVPTDFTVDAWVDSDWRKVAAVTGNSAVQRAVRFDAPVSTARVRITVTSAQDLGQGVFTRINEIWPEAVDPVVAPSVTLDFGKVVVGHPKVDFASASGNRPGVRLAFSETLQFLTDRSDFTRNDQAGGASKGTDQYAVPAAGAQWTDKKGYASGGDKVYADGLHGFRYLKITLDALPSDAPAAQPWGTVAVDAVSLDFTAYLGTPESYRGWFLCSDEELNRYWYGASYTNELVVDTFREDDVDPRGAFSASLDGKLVLHDGAKRDRDPYVGDVAVAGRTLYLTHDDAAEAARNVLADLAEHQRADGWIPPASINQYTLPLFDYPLWWVTCSWDYVLYTGDKDYAERYYPQLVKVLDTWYPSVTDDAGLLSKGLNGTSGYGDYAFLGRTGRITYYNANYVQALKDAARIAEHVGHDADAGRWRERADKVAQAVNTHLWDEAAGAYLDSATGAVRHAQDGNAIAITSGVAGAERAASALAHLDATTKLRYGNAFMDNDTLFGGASQRVYAFTSYPEFVARFESGLADSAIDQIKRTYGWMDSHDPGITHWEGIGPNGSLYEGAYTSMAHGWSTGVLPALTHQLLGARPTSPGYAAWEVRPFTGSVRWARGELPTPHGPLGVEWEREGDTYTLTVRAPRGTRGVVALPTDGGRGATVRSGGRTLWRNGRSAASGVRLDSGRVTVSALTPGTHRFTLTHEG, encoded by the coding sequence GTGACGGATGACGTGAAGACAGCACAGGGGCCCGACCGGCGTGCCGTGCTCGGAGCAGGTGTGGGCGGGGCGGTGCTGGCCGCGGCCGGGCTGCCCCTCCTGGGCGCGGTAACGGCCGCGGCAACCGCACCGGTTGCGGGCTCGGGTGCCGGACAGGTCCCGGACGCGGCCTGGCACCGCTACGTCCAGGCGCCGTCCGGCCGCACGGTGCGGCCGGTGCGGATCGTCCGGTCGGCCGGTGACGTGACGCGTCCCGACGCCCTCCTCGAACCTGGCGGCCAGGTCACCGTCCTGCGCCGCCCCGAACCTCCCGCGCCGCCGCGCTGGCCCGACGGCACCACCGCCGAGGGCTCCACCACCCACGCCGGCAACAACGGAGGCGACGGCCGACCGCGCACGTACGACGCGCAGCACGCCGTCGACGGCGACCTCGACACCTTCTGGAACGACGACACCGAGCGATCCTTCCCCGACACCCTGACGGTGACGGTGCCCGAGGCGCGCACGCTCTCGGGCCTGACCTTGGTGTCCGACACGGACGGCGTACCCACGGACTTCACGGTGGACGCCTGGGTCGACTCGGACTGGCGGAAGGTCGCCGCCGTCACCGGCAACAGCGCGGTGCAGCGCGCCGTCCGCTTCGACGCGCCGGTGTCCACGGCGCGGGTGCGGATCACGGTCACCTCGGCCCAGGACCTCGGGCAGGGCGTGTTCACGCGGATCAACGAGATCTGGCCCGAGGCCGTGGACCCGGTCGTGGCACCGAGCGTGACACTCGACTTCGGCAAGGTCGTCGTCGGCCACCCGAAGGTCGACTTCGCCTCGGCGTCCGGCAACCGTCCCGGGGTGCGCCTCGCCTTCTCCGAGACGCTCCAGTTCCTCACCGACCGCTCCGACTTCACCCGCAACGACCAGGCGGGCGGCGCCTCGAAGGGAACGGACCAGTACGCCGTGCCCGCGGCCGGCGCCCAGTGGACGGACAAGAAGGGCTACGCCTCGGGCGGCGACAAGGTGTACGCGGACGGCCTGCACGGCTTCCGCTATCTCAAGATCACGCTGGACGCGCTGCCGTCCGACGCGCCCGCCGCGCAGCCGTGGGGCACCGTCGCCGTGGACGCCGTGTCGCTCGACTTCACTGCGTATCTCGGCACACCGGAGTCGTACCGCGGCTGGTTCCTGTGCTCCGACGAGGAGCTGAACCGCTACTGGTACGGCGCCTCGTACACGAACGAGCTGGTCGTCGACACCTTCCGCGAGGACGACGTGGACCCGCGGGGCGCCTTCAGCGCATCGCTCGACGGGAAGCTCGTCCTGCACGACGGCGCGAAGCGCGACCGGGATCCGTACGTCGGTGACGTGGCGGTGGCGGGGCGCACCCTCTATCTCACGCACGACGACGCGGCCGAGGCCGCGCGCAACGTGCTGGCGGACCTCGCCGAGCACCAGCGGGCCGACGGCTGGATCCCGCCGGCCTCCATCAACCAGTACACGCTCCCTCTGTTCGACTACCCGCTGTGGTGGGTGACGTGCAGCTGGGACTACGTCCTGTACACCGGCGACAAGGACTACGCCGAGCGCTACTACCCGCAGCTCGTCAAGGTCCTCGACACGTGGTACCCGAGCGTGACGGACGACGCGGGCTTGCTGAGCAAGGGCCTCAACGGCACGTCGGGGTACGGGGATTACGCGTTCCTCGGGCGCACGGGCCGGATCACGTACTACAACGCCAACTACGTGCAGGCCCTGAAGGACGCGGCCCGGATCGCGGAGCACGTGGGTCATGACGCGGACGCGGGGCGGTGGCGGGAGCGGGCGGACAAGGTCGCCCAGGCGGTCAACACGCATCTGTGGGACGAGGCGGCGGGCGCCTATCTGGACTCCGCGACCGGCGCCGTCCGGCACGCGCAGGACGGCAACGCGATCGCCATCACGTCGGGCGTCGCGGGCGCGGAGCGGGCGGCGTCGGCGCTCGCCCACCTGGACGCGACGACGAAACTCCGTTACGGCAATGCCTTCATGGACAACGACACCCTCTTCGGTGGCGCCTCCCAGCGGGTGTACGCCTTCACCTCGTACCCGGAGTTCGTGGCGCGCTTCGAGAGCGGCCTCGCCGACTCGGCGATCGACCAGATCAAGCGCACCTACGGGTGGATGGACAGCCACGACCCCGGCATCACCCACTGGGAGGGCATCGGTCCGAACGGCTCGCTGTACGAGGGCGCGTACACGAGCATGGCGCACGGATGGTCCACGGGAGTGCTGCCCGCGCTCACCCATCAGCTGCTCGGCGCCAGGCCGACGTCGCCGGGGTACGCCGCCTGGGAGGTGCGTCCGTTCACCGGCTCGGTGCGCTGGGCCCGGGGTGAACTACCCACACCACACGGACCGTTGGGTGTGGAGTGGGAGCGCGAGGGTGACACGTACACCTTGACCGTACGTGCGCCGCGGGGCACCCGGGGGGTGGTCGCGCTGCCCACGGACGGCGGCCGGGGCGCGACGGTGCGCTCGGGCGGACGGACGCTCTGGCGGAACGGCAGATCCGCGGCGTCCGGGGTGCGCCTGGACTCCGGCCGCGTGACGGTCTCCGCCCTCACCCCCGGCACCCACCGCTTCACGCTGACGCACGAAGGCTGA
- the rhaI gene encoding L-rhamnose isomerase: MTGSTAHEARTTAAKAVLKRQSIETPSWAYGNSGTRFKVFAQAGVPRTPREKLDDAAQVHAFTGAAPTVALHIPWDRVEGGPEGYAKLAAYAEERGVKLGAVNSNVFQDDDYKLGSVTNPDPAVRRKAVGHLLECVDIMDATGSRDLKLWFSDGTNYPGQDDLRDRQDRLAEALRTVYDRLGDDQRMVLEYKLFEPAFYATDVPDWGTSYAHCLRLGEKAQVCVDTGHHAPGTNIEFIVAFLLREGRLGAFDFNSRFYADDDLMVGAADPFQLFRILYEVRRGGGLETDSGIAFMLDQCHNIEAKIPAIIRSVMNVQEATAKALLVDAEALAAAQREGDVLAANGVLMDAYNTDVRPLLEEVREELGLDPDPMGAYRRSGWQERIVKDRVGGEQAGWGA, encoded by the coding sequence ATGACCGGGTCCACAGCACACGAGGCGCGGACAACGGCCGCCAAGGCCGTCCTGAAGCGCCAGTCGATCGAGACACCGTCCTGGGCATACGGAAACTCGGGCACCCGCTTCAAGGTGTTCGCCCAGGCCGGCGTGCCCCGCACCCCGCGGGAGAAGCTCGACGACGCCGCGCAGGTCCACGCGTTCACAGGCGCCGCGCCGACCGTGGCGCTGCACATACCGTGGGACCGCGTCGAGGGCGGACCCGAGGGATACGCGAAGCTCGCCGCGTACGCCGAGGAGCGCGGCGTGAAGCTGGGCGCGGTCAACTCCAATGTCTTCCAGGACGACGACTACAAGCTGGGCAGCGTCACCAACCCGGACCCCGCGGTGCGCCGCAAGGCCGTCGGCCACCTCCTGGAGTGCGTCGACATCATGGACGCCACCGGCTCGCGCGATCTGAAGCTGTGGTTCTCCGACGGCACCAACTACCCCGGCCAGGACGACCTCCGGGACCGCCAGGACCGGCTCGCCGAGGCGCTGCGGACCGTGTACGACCGGCTTGGCGACGACCAGCGCATGGTGCTCGAGTACAAGCTCTTCGAGCCCGCCTTCTACGCCACCGACGTGCCGGACTGGGGCACGTCGTACGCGCACTGCCTCAGGCTCGGCGAGAAGGCGCAGGTGTGTGTGGACACCGGGCATCACGCGCCGGGCACGAACATCGAGTTCATCGTCGCGTTCCTGCTGCGGGAGGGACGCCTCGGCGCGTTCGACTTCAACTCGCGCTTCTACGCGGACGACGACCTGATGGTCGGCGCGGCGGACCCCTTCCAGCTGTTCCGGATCCTGTACGAGGTGCGGCGGGGCGGCGGTCTGGAGACCGACTCCGGGATCGCGTTCATGCTCGACCAGTGCCACAACATCGAGGCCAAGATCCCCGCGATCATCCGCTCGGTGATGAACGTCCAGGAGGCCACGGCCAAGGCGCTGCTCGTCGACGCCGAGGCGCTCGCCGCGGCCCAGCGGGAGGGCGATGTGCTGGCGGCCAACGGGGTGCTGATGGACGCGTACAACACGGACGTGCGTCCCCTGCTGGAGGAGGTCAGGGAAGAACTGGGGCTCGACCCGGATCCCATGGGGGCCTACCGGCGGTCAGGATGGCAGGAGCGGATCGTGAAGGACCGCGTCGGAGGCGAGCAGGCCGGATGGGGGGCATGA